A stretch of the Jeotgalibacillus haloalkalitolerans genome encodes the following:
- a CDS encoding GTPase family protein: MSNSNDFNREEVNQLIQSIYKMLADSKFPGKVKDKIARELEVLKGFTIDARPARIAIVGRRGAGKSSLINAIFSERRAEIGDVKARTGAGKWHTYTSASGDLEILDTRGLGEGDTPEEAVSRETAIEEVKASIQEKCPDAILFLSKAKEVSARIDEDLQQLLELKTSIKMQHDFDVPIIGVVTQVDELSPKSSDKPPFDHPVKQKNIREAADVLSEKLKQAVAAPVNVLPVSSYMEFDGEEIVYDIRWNIDKLLDYMLDKLPNEAQMILAKLSKIKSVQKKIARRIGKSTAGVTGVIGGSPIPLADLPVITGLQMTMISAIAMIGGTKLNKKGVIDFLGALGLNVAAGFALRQAARQLLKVIPVAGNVISGAIATAGTYALAEAAIAYFIDGKSLDDVKETYDDVFEEEKEAK, from the coding sequence ATGTCAAATTCGAATGATTTCAACCGTGAAGAAGTAAATCAGTTAATTCAATCCATTTATAAAATGCTCGCCGATTCCAAGTTTCCCGGGAAAGTGAAGGATAAAATCGCCAGGGAGCTTGAGGTGCTGAAGGGGTTTACGATTGATGCAAGGCCTGCCAGAATTGCCATTGTCGGCAGACGTGGTGCAGGGAAGTCCAGTCTCATTAATGCGATTTTCAGTGAAAGGCGTGCTGAGATTGGTGATGTAAAAGCGAGGACAGGTGCAGGCAAGTGGCATACATACACATCCGCATCAGGCGATCTTGAAATATTGGATACGCGGGGACTTGGTGAAGGGGATACACCGGAAGAAGCTGTGTCCAGGGAGACTGCCATTGAAGAAGTGAAGGCTTCCATTCAGGAGAAATGTCCGGATGCGATTTTGTTTTTGAGTAAAGCAAAAGAAGTCAGTGCGAGAATCGATGAAGACCTGCAGCAGCTGCTTGAACTCAAAACTTCCATTAAAATGCAGCACGACTTTGACGTACCGATTATCGGCGTTGTTACCCAGGTGGACGAGCTGAGCCCGAAATCATCAGACAAACCGCCCTTTGATCATCCCGTAAAACAAAAGAATATCAGGGAAGCGGCTGACGTCCTGTCTGAAAAGCTGAAGCAGGCGGTGGCAGCACCGGTAAACGTTCTGCCAGTCTCGAGTTATATGGAGTTTGATGGTGAGGAAATTGTCTATGACATCAGGTGGAATATTGATAAACTGCTTGATTACATGCTTGATAAGCTCCCAAACGAGGCACAGATGATCCTGGCAAAGCTATCAAAGATTAAATCTGTCCAGAAGAAAATTGCCAGGCGAATCGGTAAAAGTACCGCGGGCGTAACCGGCGTGATCGGCGGAAGCCCGATCCCGCTCGCAGACCTGCCAGTTATCACAGGACTTCAGATGACCATGATCTCAGCCATCGCAATGATCGGTGGCACAAAACTCAATAAAAAAGGTGTCATTGACTTCCTCGGCGCACTCGGACTTAACGTAGCAGCAGGATTCGCACTGCGCCAGGCAGCAAGACAGCTTCTAAAAGTCATCCCGGTCGCCGGCAACGTCATATCAGGTGCCATCGCAACAGCCGGAACCTATGCACTGGCAGAAGCCGCCATTGCCTACTTTATTGACGGGAAATCGCTGGATGATGTGAAAGAGACGTATGATGATGTGTTTGAGGAGGAGAAAGAGGCGAAGTAA